In the Apis cerana isolate GH-2021 linkage group LG7, AcerK_1.0, whole genome shotgun sequence genome, gaaattttaacattttcatttcattattaaaatttcttaaattttttaatttttttaatggaatatgaaatttaatatcaagttATTTACCGTTGTGTGAGTATATACATATCCATCAGGATTAAAGATAGGAAAGATGTACCAATTGTGAGATTCAGCAAGTGCTCGGACATCAGCGTTATTGCTATGTAACAATTCATTTGTTATGTAAAGAAGAGTAGCAGGAGTGATCCATTCTCTAGCATGAATTCCACCTTCTAAGAAGATTCCAGGTTTATTTGTGCCGAAATTAAGTTTCACGCCTTTAATCTGACGACCTTCATATGTTTTTCCTCCAACAACCACTTCAACTTTGCCAGGATTGGCTTTGGCCAAACTATCTAAATAAGCATAAATCTCTTCGAGAGTATGATATTGAGCAAAGTTAAATGCAACTAGAGGTTGAATCGGTGATGTTTCACTATCAATCAAATCCTGAACATTGttgacataaatattataaggaatattcaatttcatcatcatattataaaactcTGGTATCTTATGAGGAGCAACCATTATATCTGCAATACCTTCAACAGTATTTGGTTCtttccaaaaagaaaactataattatgaaaatttattaattatattactatatatatagtttgctTTTGAGATTACGGAAATTTGTTTtgttagatatttaaaatatttaaaataaataatattagacattcattattaagataagaaataaattaataagaagaatatttctttttattataaaataatggaaagaagaaaaatattttctttgaatatttattataagttttcattttatatagtaaaaaatagtaaaaaatattgatatcgtgtaaaataaacatattacatACATACCGCATCAGaaacattttccaaattaCGTACAATTTCAAATTGCTCTTTTGTCTGAGGTGCGATACGGAATACTttgtaattatcatattttatcttctcGGCTATCGCTAAGCCAACCAAACCGATGAAAATTAACTTCCACATAAtgtcttctaaaaaaaaattttaaatttgtagtattctataaaatatttactttaaatatttaaaatgtttataaaattaaaacaaacatgaattaaaaaattttttcacaaaaaattttttaaactttgatctaaataaatataaaaaaagaatttatatttaaaattaaaaaaaaatattaaataataataagataaaaagatttcatttatataatttaaataagatattgaaattataataatataaatttaattattattaaatttaaatgaaaaaaaatttaagtataaaactaaaataaaatattaataataaaaaaaaattgaactgaGACTAAGATATCAACTATTGCttaatgaacaaataataaaataaatgatcttACCCTATGCCTTTATGAAAGAAGTTTATATTGTCAGCATatctatctttatatttaaacgttTCAACTGCACACGACACCAATGATCATTTCTATCAgatcattattcaaaaatcgtattatcaatcaattaatctgaaatatcagatttattttaagtgaACATTTTTATCTTGACGATTTGATCACTTGAAATATCAGAATTTCACAATCATTTGCAGACAACTTTTAATTccgatatattttaagattttttatcttaatatcatctttttttatttctttaaacaataaatagaatttcaaaaatttcaatatttttaaaacaaaattattgagTGAATCgtgaatatcaatttcaaaacatgatttcaaatacatattatGATATGTGtaacaattacaaaattgtCATCAAATTTGTGGCATTTTTAAAGGATTTCTTGTAATTCGGGATTCGGTAATTATATCCatacaaattttctatttctttatttttatttcttctaataatttttgttttatttattttttccagttttaattttaactagcTTTTggtttgtaaaatttcattattaattactaataagATACAGTTAAAtctcttcgttttttcttttccataatctttttctattaatttcaatttttcctgtttgtttttttttctttttcatattctttcttttctatctatatgtttatttttctagGCATTTAAAAACTCATGTTTTCTACTGCACAAGAAAAATCTACATCAATCTGTCAATACTATTGTCATATTAAAACTCATTATTGTAATCTTtatcgttataattattaattatcattaatattatgattaaaataaatatatctattttattaaatcttatttttatataatttaaatgatatatttcttcttatcattattgtatatttaatttctatttttttttttttattaaaatacaattataaattatattcatcgcAAAAGAAGAtattgttttgttattttatacactttttaaaatttcttaaacatTGCAATTAtatctgaaattaatattatattattaggtttgaaaatgattttaaataggcatataaattaatgaaataaattataatatatgctgaattgaatagtatataatgtttatattatgttcaaattaaatcaatatgttttaaattaaatacaccataattgtaaataataaaatgtaaataatacattgtaattataaataattttttaaatatcaaaattaatgattgatgaaaataatgtaaaaaaagtatatgatgaagataatatgttatatatacattattattatatatgtgaatgtacatgtatatgtttaatcaatttatgtttttatttttattttaacaaaattttatttcttctgaagaaattaatatttaaaaatatcattaaatttataataaaaaaaggatgtaatttttttgcatttttaaaaaattttcaattaatttaacatgttttgtatattaaatactattttataattttttacacgtactttttacataaaattgctcaattttaattaatttataaataaaaagcaataatattgagcaataaatatataggatattaatatttatttgtgaaataacTTTAGAAAGTTGAGTTTAAAATgttacaactttttttttaaattttgattgatttttttcttaaattttaaaatcaattataaaatctatgaaatatttaaaataaatatcctaaatattttaaatatatgctaAATATATAGATGCTAAGTATACATTAAACTCTTGTgttcaaatataaacaattgaaaaaatataaaatcacacATTGACACATATTactgatacatatataaatataaatgatatactatcattgaaaaatatacatacataaaaattttttgcgaataattcgaaaaccGAATCGatgtgttaattttttataaaggaaaaaattgctCAAAATGATATCCttcattaaatgttttttttaaataaatttcaaagataataaGAATGGAATTAATTGGcagatttaatctttttaaaaatgaatttgcccatcattttaataattattgatgtcaatgatcttaaaattatattattaattatattttgaatctattaaagatattatttttaagtttattttaagctatttttctttataggatattaagatattcatttttacagAGTCAATtccatatgaaattaaattacttatgatttaataaataaattttaattaatattttgtatatcaattttattcaatatttgttttgCATTCTAGAATTAATCttctaaaagatattaatattctgcATATGTaatagcaaaaaaatataaaattaaataaatctatatagtacatttttatgattacatttttatgGATGTTGATAGGATCTTTTGCATACAattcttttgatatataaataaagaaaaaaataataaaaatgattttcaaacgcatgacaaaaaattttatatatatgttataatagtattatataaataataaatttagtgaCATTATGAATTTGTTTGAATTCAATTAGTAATTATTTGGAATAGAAAAGTTcctaatttcaatgattttgagaaaccaaaattatgaataacttttttctatgtatatagatttttgaaatatttgtaaaaaaaatattgctattacataaaatttcttttacatctATATATCtgcatatatctatatacgtgtgtataagcatattatttattaatataaatttattatttattattatttattatagattataatggcttaaaatatatcaaatttaatgctGAGGTTGGCATTCgaagaaatgcaaaaataaaatataaaacgatctTTGTTGTTTAtttgtgtttatttattattatttatttttagtcagaattaatattaacatgcAGATTTACATGCAAACAATCACagacatatatgtataagaaaaattttatataataatagccatctctttttttataaaaataataaatatcgaaaaagatcgataatatataaaaaaaaattgtttaaaatcttatttttaatatacatcattataattatatcattgttctttcttttttcatcacataaaaatttatattctgtattttattttcgcattCCGTAAATCCGAAGAATTCTGTCATAATCCATAATAAAATAGCTTTTTGACATTTCTAGCTATACATTTTGAATGCAGCCCATtgcgatatatttatacaagataAATCGTGGTTGCAGATTTACATGCAAGTACTACagacatatatgtataagaaaaattttatataataatagccatctctttttttataaaaataataaatatcgaaaaagatcgataatatataaaaaaaattgtttaaaatcttattttctacAACATAtccaaaaatcattaaaattaagaattccctattttgaatataattatcatttatataacagTTTTAAATTcacaagataatattttttcaataaattcataatataataatataataaaatatttactcatAACAAATCGTTGttcataattatctttttcttatttaattaatgttttatgttttcatttttgtaataaaatatttctagacacagttattaaaatgaaatttactttaatttattttatgaattttaaaaaaaatagaaaagtcatgttataataatatactacatattataataataatttattttaaatatattaataaaaatattcatatttttgattataatatgataagaaaaatgataaattaataaaaatatattcgactaatagtaaaataattaaaagtttaaaggcaaatttatagaaattatagaaatatttatcatgctaattatgaattattatataatattttgtgtgaaaaaatatataatttatgtatgtgATTATtgcaaaacaaaataaattgtttatctaattgattatatttaatattatttactatactttcatattaataaaatttttctataattatttaattattttaatataatttcataatttatttctcttaaaaaaaattacaacccgaacttatattaatttatgaaataataaatttatactattttatctttatataaaaaaataaaaaaaacgaaagtttatttttatttatttttatatgaatagttagtatattatatttcatatgaattcttaaaaatttttcattaaatttttttttattactacttttttatctatagatatatcttctatatcaaaaaataaaatatatcacatattcttatttttttttatgacgaaagatatattcaattagatattaattattaaattattcactaatgaaatcaaaaaattttcattaggtttattttattaagttattaagtatctattggaaattttaatttctatttaaatcgGCATTATACTGATTTTTCCcactaatctaattttttactaaaaataaaaataaaaaattttttattaaaaatatatataaattttttattaagattcaCATTTTGTCATTAAAGTCATGCAATTATCACGTTTTATTGATAACCAATTGATTGTATGTTAGTAAAAcgtattttagtaaaaaaaagaagaagaaaaagaaacaaaaagatatatattaattgaatcttTTTAGCTAATTATAGATAACAAATAATACCgatataaagtaattaaaaaatgaaattcaacaaTCTTATTGCAGAAAGTATCAATCTacgtcaaaaatttttctataaataattttatttatttatagataaaataaactgtttcaatcgtaaattttattgaaattttaatgaattgtaatataaatttaaatttataaaaaatatacaaataatataattgtagataataataattattaataattattattattattctttttcatcgatttttaatatgttataaaaaataagatattgaacaattttttactatGTAGTCATAATAGTCTTACTTTaaagatatttgtaaaaagattgttaatattacataaatttttttttatatctatatgtcTGCATGTGCTTACATGTATGAATAATACAAAGTATATGTaagtatatgaataaattatcatttattatctattaatataaatatataagagcaattaaatgtataatgaatgaagtgttcaaaaatttatttctttatgtatcataatggattaaaatatttcaaatttaattcaaaaaatggtagcaaaaataaaacaatttttgaataaccgaaattacaatgatagaagttaaaataaatattattattattttatcgctatataatatttcaaaaaatagggCCAAGCAATggtaatacaaaagaaaaaattaaatcaaaattttgttctttataGCATATCATGAAAGGTTATTAaacatatcattaaaattagtgAGGTAATCTTCCCAAATAATTATCccttttctgtttctttttctttttttcattattttcattattaaataataccaaacttgtatttttaaaaattttggatgGGTTAAATCAATAGTTGACACAAGGAAATAATATAGTGATTTTATTCTTGAGTTAAGTtgcattgtaatatattttaacatatagaaattttttattatttcgaa is a window encoding:
- the LOC107994228 gene encoding zinc carboxypeptidase-like, with product MWKLIFIGLVGLAIAEKIKYDNYKVFRIAPQTKEQFEIVRNLENVSDAFSFWKEPNTVEGIADIMVAPHKIPEFYNMMMKLNIPYNIYVNNVQDLIDSETSPIQPLVAFNFAQYHTLEEIYAYLDSLAKANPGKVEVVVGGKTYEGRQIKGVKLNFGTNKPGIFLEGGIHAREWITPATLLYITNELLHSNNADVRALAESHNWYIFPIFNPDGYVYTHTTNRLWRKTRKPYGLLCYGTDPNRNWGYKWMSGGASTNPCSETYAGSSAFSDVETKSLSEFISSISNKFSAYVAFHSYSQLLMFPYGHTKDHLENYNDELAIGKKAIQALAKRYGTQYQTGNIAETIYIASGSSMDWVKGTFHKPITYTYELRDTGRHGFLLPADQIIPTSQETLDSLIAMFKEAKARGYK